The genomic region CTTCAATCCGAAAATTCTGCTAAAACTTTGAGATAATTCACAATTCCAAAGTCTAAGCAGGGTCGGAAGACCCTGCCCCGGTCCAAAGCGTAAGCGGGGTCGGGAGACCCTGCTCCGGCCCGGGCCTACTCCGCCGCCTCGGCGCGGGCGGCCAGGAAGGTCAGGCCGAGATAGATCGCCACCAGCACGGCGACGATCACGGCGAAGGGGCGCTGGGGTCCGAAGATCTCGGGCATGAACAGGATCAGCAGGAGATGGGCCAGGGCGGCGATCAGCCAGATCACCCCGCCCCAGGCCGAGGCCATCCACAGGCCGACCGCGGCGACGAGGTCGAACACCGCGAAGAACACGGTCGCCGACTGGGTCATGGCCGGCATGGCCAGGAAGCGCGTCTCCTCGCCCTCGCCGATGCCGAGCACGATCGACCAGTGCATCAGCCCCTTGGCCAGCCACAGCACGGCGAGAGCGCGCATGAACCAGACGAGATATTCGCCCCAGGCGGCGCCGGAAGCCTCGGTCTCGGTGTCGCTCATCGAATCTCCACGCGCAGCATCCGGCGCATCCATAAGGCCGGCCCGGGCGTCCCGCAAAGTTTCGGCACGCTACAGGGCGGCGGCGGTGCCGTCGAGGCTCGCAGGCGCCATGCCTGCCGCGCGGCGCCGTCATGCGACACCGCGCACATGCAAAGCGGCTGCATGTCTGGAACGGTTCGAATATGATGCTCTTCGTCAATCCGACTGGCATGAGGACGGCATGGTCTCGCGCATCACTCCCTTCGAGCGTCCCGACGCGAAAGCACGGCCGGCCGAGTCCCCTCGCCTCTCCCTCACCGAGCGGCCCCGGCGCAACCGCAAGAGCGACTGGGCCCGCCGTCTGGTGCGCGAGAACACCCTCACCGTCGACGACCTGATCTGGCCGATCTTCCTGACCGAGGGCACGGATTGCGTGCCGATCGCGGCGATGCCCGGGGTCGAGCGGCTGACCGTCGATCGGGCCGTGGCGGAGGCCGAGCGGGCGGCCGCGCTCGACATCCCGGTGATCGCGCTCTTTCCCTATACCGATCCGGCGCTGCGCGATCCCACCGGCAGCGAGGCCCTGAATGCCCAGAACCTGGTGGCCCGGGCCTGCCGCGCCATCAAGGCGGCGGTGCCCGCCATCGGCATCCTCACCGACGTGGCGCTCGACCCCTACACCTCGCACGGCCATGACGGCGTGCTGGAGGACGGCGTCATCCTCAATGACGAGACGGTGGCGCTGCTGGTGCGCCAGGCCCTGACCCATGCCGCGGCCGGCGCCGACATCGTCGCGCCCTCCGACATGATGGACGGGCGGGTCGGCGCCATCCGCGAGGCGCTCGACGCCGCCGGCTTCGCCGACGTGCAGATCATGGCCTACACCGCCAAATACGCGTCCGCCTTCTACGGGCCGTTCCGCGAGGCGATCGGCACCGCGGTGACGCTGCAGGGCGACAAGCGCACCTACCAGATGGACTATGCCAATTCGGACGAGGCGGTGCGCGAGGCCGAGCTCGACCTCGCCGAGGGCGCCGACATGATCATGGTCAAGCCCGGGCTGCCCTATCTCGACGTGGTGGCGCGCCTCAAGGCCACCTTCGGCCGCCCGACCTTCGCCTACCAGGTCTCGGGCGAATATTCGATGATCATGGCCGCGGCGCAGAACGGCTGGATCGACGGCGACAAGGCGATGATCGAGAGCCTCTACGCCTTCAAGCGCGCCGGCGCCGACGGCATCCTGACCTATTTCGCGCCGCGGGTGGCGGAGAAGCTGAAGAAGGGCTGAGGGAGGCAGGAGGCCGCCCGGCGCTGCGTCGTGCCGCGCCGGGATGGTGCGCGTCAGCGTCCGGCGAGAGCGCGTCCGATCCTGGCGATCGCGGCATCGAGGGACACGCGCCCCGGCCCCCAGGCCATGATGCCGAGCGCCATCGCGGCCCAGGTGAGATGGATCGGCCAGCCCTCCGGCACGGTCAGCTCGACGATGGCGGTCATGACCAGCAGCCCGAGGGCGGCGAAGCGGGTGGCGAGGCCGAGGACCAGCAGCACGGGAAAGACGATCTCCGCCGACCCCGACAGGAAGGCCATGACGGCCGGCGCCGGGAACGGATAGGGCCCGCCGGGCAGGTGCAGCTGGAACTCGTCGCTGAAGAGATAGATCGCCGTATCGTTCAGCTGCAGGAAGCCGGCCCATTTGAGGGTTCCCGATTTCCAGAACGGAACGGCCAGCGCGACGCGCAGGACGAGCTGCACGAGGGATGGCTGGGCGATCCCGCGGATGATCCCGATCGCCCGTTCCAGGACTTCGGCGGTCCGCCCGGCGACGGTTCCCCCGTTCGCGGTCATCATCATCATGACGGTTCTCCAATGCGGATCGCGGTCAAGGCTCCGGCCTCGATCATGCCGGCCAGGTTGAGCGGCAGGTCGAAGCCGGCATGCAGCGCCTGGACGGCTGCGACCGCCGCGCCGAGCGGCTCGCCCTCGGCGAGCCGGGTCAGGAAGGCGGCGCCCCCGAGGGGCAGCCGGCGCACGACGACGTCGGCGTCCGGTCTGGTGACCAGCGCATCCTCGGCCTCGGCGGCCTCGATCCGGCCGACGGGGTCCATGGTGCGGTTGGCCGCGAAGATGGTCGCGGCGGCGTAGCGCGACCGGACGATCCGCGTTGCCGGATGCGGCGTGAAGGCCAGATCGGCCAGCCGCTCCGGCGGCACGCCGGCGAGCGCGCCTGGCGAAAGCGGCTCGGCGTCCGCCGCATGATAGGCGTCGAGCCATGCCCGCTCGACGCGGGCCGTATCGGCCAGCCAGGGCATGGCCTGCGCGTGCTCGTATCGCTCGATGAAGGCGGGGAAGGCGCGGCCATACTCGAACAGGAGCGGGGAGCTCGGCGGGGTCTCGCGCACATGGAAGCGCGCCATCGCGCGGAAGAACGTTTCGCCGGTGATGCGCCGCACGGCGGGATAGATGGCCGCCAGGGCATCGACGAGGCTGACCGTGACGTTGTTGCGGTAGACGTTGTAGCGCCTGACCGCCGCCTTGCCGTTCGGACCGGCGACGAGCGAGGGCGTTCCCCGGGCGGGATCGGCCAGGGCCGACGAGAATTCCGCCGCATAGGCCGCGTGACCGCGCCCGGCATGATCAGGCAGCATGGCTCTGGCTCCGCGAGGCGTGCGCCGCGTGGCGATCGAGGATCGCCTGCGCGGCGCTCGCCTCGGCTCGCAGGATCGGCCAGTCGGGGATGTTGCTGTCCCACTCGACCAGGGTCGGCACCGGCCCGCATCGGGCGGTCACGATCTCGAAGAGCTTCCACACCGCGTCCGCGACCGGGCCGTCGTGGCTGTCGATCAGAAGCAGGTCGCCCTCGTCGTCCGCCTGCTCGGCATGGCCGGCCAGATGGATCTCCCCGACGCGCGCCAGCGGGAAATCGGCGAGATAGTCGAGGGCGGAAAAGCCGTGGTTGGTGGCGGAGACGAAGACGTTGTTGACGTCGAGCAGCAGGCCGCATCCGGTGCGCCGGGCGACGGCCCGGATGAAGTCGGTCTCGCTCATCGTCGACTCGCGAAACAGGACATAGGTCGACGGGTTCTCGAGCAGCATCGGACGGCGGATCGCGTCCTGAACCGCGTCGACGTGGTCGCAGACGCGCGCCAGCGTCGCCGCGGTATAGGGCAGCGGCAGGAGATCGTTGAAATAGGTGGTCTCGTGCGTCGACCAGGCGAGATGCTCGGAGACCAGCGCCGGCTCGTAGCGCTCGACCAGGCGGCGGAAGCGCTCGAGATGGGCCGCGTCGAGCGGCTGCGGGCCGCCGATCGACATGCACACGCCATGCAGCGAGACGGGGCTGTCGCGGCGGATGGTCTCCAGCGCGCGATGCGGCGGACCGCCGGCGCCCATGTAATTCTCCGCATGCACCTCGAAGAAGCCTCTCGGCATCCCGTCGGCCAGGATCGCGGGGAGGTGCTCGTGCTTGAAGCTCGTGCCGGCGAGCGGGGCGAGCCCGGCCACTGGATGCGCCGGAAAGCGGAGGGACGGCGCCGCGAACGCGGCTGGGCTGGCGTTTGCGCTCATGGCATGTCTCCGCTTTCCGGCGATCGTGGGGGGACGTCGGGGATCAGAGCGCCGTCAGCGAGCCGTGCTTGCCGTTCGGCAAGACGATCGACTCGCACGTGCCGCCCTGGACGAACTTCCAGGAATTGCCCTGGAAATCGACGGTCGACGTGCCCTGGCAGGTGGTGCCGGGGCCGGCGGCGCAGTCGTTCTGGCCCTTCAGGGCCACGCCGAAGCACTTCTGCTTGCCGGCGGAGAGTGCCGCGTCGGCTTCGGCCTTGGTCAGGGGGGCAGCGGCGGCAAGCGTGGCGAGCGCGGTGGTCAGGGCGCCGGCCAGCAGGAGGCAGCTCGCGGTGGACTTGGCGGACATGATTCTCTCCGGTTGAGTTCCTCGACGCGCCGTTTCGACGCGCACTGGAACTTCGGAGGCTCCGCCGGGCCCGTTACGGCCCTGCTTTCACTAGTCCGTGAGTTCGGCGTGACCCGACCTGGACCATCCCCGCTCTCGGCCGGATCGTTTGCCGGCGAATTTTCCCGGGATCATCCCTCCCCCGTTCCCCGCGACCGGTCGACATGGCCGAGGTCCCGCCCGGGGTCGAGGCGGTCGCGCACGAGCTGCTTCAGCGCGCGGGAATCGGGGAAGCCGCCGTCGCGCTTGCGCTCCCAGATGGTCTGGCCGTCATAGTCGATCTGAAAGGCGCCGCCGGTCGCCGGGATCAGCGCCACCTCGCCGAGATCGGGGCCGAAGGTCGAGAGCAGCTCCTGCGCCATCCAGGCCGAGCGCAGCAGCCATTGGCACTGGGTGCAATAGGTGATGGCGATGCGGGGCTTGCTGGCGGGCTGGGTCATGAGCCGGACTCCGGTCGAATCCGGCTCAGAGTGGCGGGCCGCCGCCGCATCGGCAAGGTCGGATCTCAGTCGGCGAAATAGGTCACCTTGCCGTCGTCGCCCTTCTTCCAGGTGTACATGACGTAGTCGGCGGTGGTGCGGTCGCCCTTCTTGTCATAGGCGATGTCGCCGAGCACGGTCTTGAACACCTTGCCCGAATGCATCACCGCGGCGATCTTCTGGGCGTCGGTCGACTTCGCCTCTTCCGCCGCCTGCGCCATGATCTGTACCGCGGCATAGGAATAGAGCGTGTAGCCCTCGGGATTGAAGCCCTTGGCCTGGAAGGCCTTGACCGCGTCGGCCGCCGCCGGATTCTTGCGGGCGTCGGCGCCGAACGACATCTTGGTGCCGATGACGCCGTCGCCGCCGATCACCGCGAACTCGTCGGAGGTGATGCCGTCGCCGGACATCATCACGGTCTTGAGGCCCTGGTCGCGCATCT from Labrys wisconsinensis harbors:
- a CDS encoding DUF6163 family protein; its protein translation is MSDTETEASGAAWGEYLVWFMRALAVLWLAKGLMHWSIVLGIGEGEETRFLAMPAMTQSATVFFAVFDLVAAVGLWMASAWGGVIWLIAALAHLLLILFMPEIFGPQRPFAVIVAVLVAIYLGLTFLAARAEAAE
- the hemB gene encoding porphobilinogen synthase, with the translated sequence MVSRITPFERPDAKARPAESPRLSLTERPRRNRKSDWARRLVRENTLTVDDLIWPIFLTEGTDCVPIAAMPGVERLTVDRAVAEAERAAALDIPVIALFPYTDPALRDPTGSEALNAQNLVARACRAIKAAVPAIGILTDVALDPYTSHGHDGVLEDGVILNDETVALLVRQALTHAAAGADIVAPSDMMDGRVGAIREALDAAGFADVQIMAYTAKYASAFYGPFREAIGTAVTLQGDKRTYQMDYANSDEAVREAELDLAEGADMIMVKPGLPYLDVVARLKATFGRPTFAYQVSGEYSMIMAAAQNGWIDGDKAMIESLYAFKRAGADGILTYFAPRVAEKLKKG
- a CDS encoding DoxX family protein, producing MMMTANGGTVAGRTAEVLERAIGIIRGIAQPSLVQLVLRVALAVPFWKSGTLKWAGFLQLNDTAIYLFSDEFQLHLPGGPYPFPAPAVMAFLSGSAEIVFPVLLVLGLATRFAALGLLVMTAIVELTVPEGWPIHLTWAAMALGIMAWGPGRVSLDAAIARIGRALAGR
- a CDS encoding HvfC/BufC N-terminal domain-containing protein, whose protein sequence is MLPDHAGRGHAAYAAEFSSALADPARGTPSLVAGPNGKAAVRRYNVYRNNVTVSLVDALAAIYPAVRRITGETFFRAMARFHVRETPPSSPLLFEYGRAFPAFIERYEHAQAMPWLADTARVERAWLDAYHAADAEPLSPGALAGVPPERLADLAFTPHPATRIVRSRYAAATIFAANRTMDPVGRIEAAEAEDALVTRPDADVVVRRLPLGGAAFLTRLAEGEPLGAAVAAVQALHAGFDLPLNLAGMIEAGALTAIRIGEPS
- the bufB gene encoding MNIO family bufferin maturase, giving the protein MSANASPAAFAAPSLRFPAHPVAGLAPLAGTSFKHEHLPAILADGMPRGFFEVHAENYMGAGGPPHRALETIRRDSPVSLHGVCMSIGGPQPLDAAHLERFRRLVERYEPALVSEHLAWSTHETTYFNDLLPLPYTAATLARVCDHVDAVQDAIRRPMLLENPSTYVLFRESTMSETDFIRAVARRTGCGLLLDVNNVFVSATNHGFSALDYLADFPLARVGEIHLAGHAEQADDEGDLLLIDSHDGPVADAVWKLFEIVTARCGPVPTLVEWDSNIPDWPILRAEASAAQAILDRHAAHASRSQSHAA
- a CDS encoding BufA1 family periplasmic bufferin-type metallophore, translated to MSAKSTASCLLLAGALTTALATLAAAAPLTKAEADAALSAGKQKCFGVALKGQNDCAAGPGTTCQGTSTVDFQGNSWKFVQGGTCESIVLPNGKHGSLTAL
- a CDS encoding SelT/SelW/SelH family protein is translated as MTQPASKPRIAITYCTQCQWLLRSAWMAQELLSTFGPDLGEVALIPATGGAFQIDYDGQTIWERKRDGGFPDSRALKQLVRDRLDPGRDLGHVDRSRGTGEG